Proteins from a single region of Apium graveolens cultivar Ventura chromosome 7, ASM990537v1, whole genome shotgun sequence:
- the LOC141672582 gene encoding PHD finger protein ALFIN-LIKE 4-like codes for MEGGGVQYNPRTVEEVFRDFKSRRAGIVKALTTDVAEFYHLCDPEKENLCLYGFPNERWEVNLPAEEVPPELPEPALGINFARDGMQEKDWLSLVAVHSDAWLLAVAFYFGARFGFDKADRKKLFNMINDLPSIFEVVTGACKKQSKEKSTVSNHSSSKSKSNPKRVMEPQGKFSKGLQQKDEDEAEDEDEEGVEEEDEEHGDALCGACGENYGQDEFWICCDICEKWFHGKCVKITPARAEHIKQYKCPACSNKRLRV; via the exons ATGGAAGGAGGGGGTGTACAGTACAATCCTCGAACTGTTGAAGAGGTTTTTAGGGATTTTAAGAGCCGTAGAGCTGGAATTGTTAAAGCTCTTACTACCg ATGTAGCAGAATTTTACCATCTGTGTGACCCTG AGAAGGAAAATCTTTGCCTTTATGGTTTTCCCAATGAGCGGTGGGAAGTTAATTTACCTGCCGAGGAAGTGCCCCCAGAGCTTCCAGAGCCTGCACTTGGTATTAACTTTGCAAGAGACGGGATGCAAGAGAAGGACTGGCTATCTTTAGTTGCCGTCCACAGTGATGCATGGTTACTTGCTGTGGCATTTTACTTTGGTGCTAGGTTTGGATTTGATAAAGCTGACAG AAAGAAGCTCTTTAATATGATAAATGATCTCCCATCAATATTTGAAGTCGTGACGGGGGCTTGTAAGAAACAGTCAAAGGAGAAGTCAACTGTATCAAATCATAGCAGCAGCAAATCCAAGTCAAATCCCAAG CGAGTCATGGAACCTCAAGGAAAGTTTTCAAAGGGATTACAACAAAAAGATGAGGATGAGGCTGAGGATGAGGATGAGGAAGGGGTGGAAGAAGAGGACGAGGAACATGGGGATGCATTATGTGGAGCATGTGGGGAGAATTATGGACAGGACGAGTTTTGGATTTGCTGTGACATTTGCGAGAAGTGGTTCCATGGGAAGTGCGTGAAGATCACCCCAGCCAGGGCTGAACATATCAAGCAGTACAAATGCCCTGCTTGCAGCAACAAAAGGTTACGCGTTTGA
- the LOC141672633 gene encoding serine/threonine-protein phosphatase 7 long form homolog gives MQGKQEERDEVAGWLILLQLWAWERLPTLTPTCTHVPLFDARFWEEQPTAPCELRWLYGHSYTTMGGRTLPITQTLLDGLGPSQFIWESYPLDVIADLSAYCLYSERIW, from the exons ATGCAAGGCAAGCAGGAAGAACGTGATGAGGTAGCTGGTTGGCTTATATTGTTGCAGTTATGGGCGTGGGAGAGATTGCCCACTCTTACTCCCACTTGCACCCATGTCCCTTTATTTGATGCTCGTTTCTGGGAGGAGCAGCCTACGGCTCCATGTGAACTCAG GTGGCTTTATGGTCATTCCTACACTACTATGGGTGGTCGTACCCTCCCTATTACTCAAACGCTCTTGGATGGGCTTGGACCATCTCAGTTCATATGGGAGTCTTACCCTCTTGATGTCATTGCCGATCTTTCAGCTTATTGCTTGTATAGTGAGCGTATTTGGTGA
- the LOC141675209 gene encoding mediator of RNA polymerase II transcription subunit 18, producing MECVVQGIIETQHVEALEILLQGLCGVHRKSLKIHELCLKSGPNLGTSPSEVRLLCDLEHSEPAWTVRHVGGAMRGAGADQISVNVRTMVESKVSSNVLRLFYALGYKLDHEQLRVGFSFNFRRGAQMTVTVSSVNKMLRLHATDEAVPITPGIQLVEVTAPATTENYSEVAAAMSSFCEYLAPLLHLSKPGVSTGVVPTAAAAAASLMSDGGGTTL from the exons ATGGAGTGCGTTGTTCAAGGAATTATAGAGACACAg CATGTTGAAGCCCTTGAGATTCTTCTTCAAGGTCTTTGTGGTGTTCACagaaagagtttaaagatccatgAGTTATGCCTCAAAAGTGGCCCTAACCTTG GTACTTCACCGTCCGAGGTTCGACTTTTATGTGATCTAGAGCATTCTGAGCCCGCATG GACAGTGAGACATGTCGGCGGTGCAATGAGGGGTGCTGGTGCTGATCAAATCTCGGTTAATGTGAGGACTATGGTAGAAAGCAAAGTTAGCAGCAATGTGCTTCGCTTATTCTACGCACTTGGCTACAAGTTAGACCATGAGCAACTAAGAgttggattttcttttaatttccgAAGAGGTGCTCAAATGACAGTTACGGTATCTTCGGTCAATAAAATGCTAAGATTGCATGCTACTGATGAAGCTGTACCTATTACACCGGGAATACAGCTGGTTGAAGTAACAGCACCTGCAACCACTGAGAACTATAGTGAAGTGGCTGCTGCAATGTCATCATTCTGCGAATATCTTGCTCC GTTGCTTCATTTGTCCAAACCGGGTGTTTCAACTGGTGTTGTTCCGACTGCTGCTGCTGCGGCTGCATCCCTCATGTCAGATGGTGGAGGTACAACCTTGTAA